A window from Photobacterium atrarenae encodes these proteins:
- a CDS encoding ABC transporter ATP-binding protein — MSHSEQYDKDESNLLSSHSLSWWEIWKRLIEISHVYGPKLVQSMWLLVLAALLQGGALACIMPLFVAVFTTQDAQLVFFWLGVMTVLMLLSSAARWGAQGFDFRGDMAQNTHQLRTRLGEKLRIVPLETLKDKRAGEVNATLLGNVDENMAYTLTIANMLLNALLCPFVVAVFTLYYDWRLGLLLMLIFPTLIPLYRWLAPRFSRGVDNYVAAHQQMNANILEYTQGIQVMRATGCVGEKAERLQESLAYLEKVQVEGQEKGTKPNLLISSVFELGMLFVFGCGAYLVTKGETDLAVLAALLVVIVRYAEPLSSFIGYTKIIHLVEASLVRIETLLKVTGLPQLPPQEPQSYDIEFEKVDFSYQGSKHSDLKEFDLKIPARSMTALVGPSGAGKTTVTRLLMRYADPQNGCVKIGGVDVRAIPAESINHLISVVFQDVYLFDDTILANIRMARPEASELEVQQAAIAANCHDFIRSLPQGYHTRVGDIGSRLSGGERQRISIARAILKNAPILILDEPTAALDTESEVAVQAAIDHLIKDKTVIVVAHRLSTITSASNIVVVDQGMLAEQGTHHELLRKRGRYSVMWQAQQRVKHWHLAEGA; from the coding sequence ATGAGCCATTCAGAACAGTATGATAAAGACGAAAGTAATCTTTTGTCTTCTCACTCATTAAGTTGGTGGGAAATTTGGAAGCGCTTGATTGAAATTAGTCATGTTTATGGTCCCAAATTAGTGCAGAGCATGTGGTTGCTGGTTTTGGCTGCTTTGCTACAGGGAGGGGCTTTGGCATGCATAATGCCGTTATTTGTGGCTGTTTTTACGACTCAAGATGCTCAGCTTGTCTTTTTTTGGCTTGGGGTGATGACGGTATTGATGTTATTGAGTTCTGCTGCAAGATGGGGAGCGCAAGGTTTCGATTTTCGTGGTGACATGGCACAAAATACCCATCAGTTACGAACTCGTTTAGGGGAGAAGCTTCGGATTGTCCCATTAGAGACACTGAAAGATAAACGTGCGGGTGAGGTTAATGCAACCCTGCTGGGGAATGTCGATGAAAATATGGCTTATACATTAACTATCGCTAATATGCTGCTTAATGCTCTGTTGTGTCCATTCGTTGTTGCTGTGTTTACGCTTTACTACGATTGGCGATTGGGATTACTGCTAATGCTCATTTTTCCAACCTTGATTCCTCTTTATCGCTGGTTGGCACCTCGTTTCAGTCGGGGAGTTGATAATTATGTGGCAGCACATCAGCAAATGAATGCAAATATTCTTGAGTATACGCAAGGTATTCAAGTGATGCGTGCAACAGGATGTGTCGGGGAAAAAGCAGAACGATTACAGGAGAGCCTGGCTTATTTAGAAAAAGTCCAAGTTGAAGGACAGGAAAAAGGAACAAAGCCGAACTTATTAATTTCAAGTGTGTTTGAACTGGGGATGCTATTTGTATTTGGTTGTGGAGCATACTTAGTGACCAAAGGTGAAACGGATCTTGCTGTTTTGGCTGCATTACTCGTTGTTATCGTCAGGTATGCTGAACCTCTATCATCATTTATCGGCTATACAAAGATTATTCACTTGGTGGAAGCTTCTTTGGTTCGCATTGAAACATTGCTAAAAGTAACCGGACTGCCGCAATTACCACCACAAGAGCCGCAATCCTATGATATAGAATTTGAAAAAGTTGATTTTTCATATCAGGGTTCCAAACATTCTGATTTGAAAGAGTTTGATTTAAAGATACCAGCGCGCAGTATGACTGCGTTAGTCGGCCCTTCAGGCGCTGGGAAAACGACAGTCACGCGGTTGTTGATGCGTTATGCGGATCCTCAGAACGGATGCGTGAAGATTGGCGGTGTTGATGTTCGAGCTATTCCTGCAGAATCTATCAATCACTTGATTTCAGTTGTTTTTCAGGATGTGTATCTGTTTGATGATACGATTTTGGCTAATATTCGAATGGCACGTCCTGAAGCTAGTGAACTGGAAGTGCAACAAGCAGCTATCGCAGCGAATTGCCATGATTTTATTCGTAGCCTGCCTCAAGGTTACCATACTCGTGTTGGCGATATTGGCTCTAGGTTATCAGGGGGAGAGCGTCAACGCATTAGTATCGCCAGAGCTATTTTGAAAAATGCGCCAATTTTAATTTTAGATGAACCCACCGCTGCACTTGATACTGAAAGTGAGGTGGCTGTTCAGGCGGCGATTGATCATTTGATTAAAGATAAAACGGTAATTGTAGTTGCCCATCGTTTATCGACCATCACATCGGCAAGTAACATTGTTGTTGTGGATCAGGGGATGCTTGCAGAGCAGGGAACACATCATGAGTTACTTCGCAAGCGAGGAAGATACAGTGTAATGTGGCAGGCTCAACAAAGAGTTAAGCATTGGCACTTAGCAGAGGGGGCCTGA
- a CDS encoding AraC family transcriptional regulator, translated as MKKHTSHDTENTCLDIDKLQCLSNDVFNKGSENHQTIQIKKSVLNISTYLFSEIQIVLLEGHIYQEIEIPIRDNREYLSLAFVKEGTVTTKSNLCNYESTATPGSASLCCHSSFDGTAHFSPTENLKIVSICFPRKYLMEFDTIIENCNIENCNANQAKGYMSIPMTNNLLMQKCVDMLLNPPVTEMIKQVFLQGKAYELISLSIQSMFSQPTPDSNINEKEKHRVYKARDILESSLLNPPKLPTLARLVGTNDFKLKKDFKSVFNTSPYAYVIKCRMEKAYHSIINSDMPITTIAQNLGYNNTSHFSSTFFKHYGVKPRDLKHLRKQG; from the coding sequence ATGAAAAAACACACCTCTCATGATACTGAAAACACATGTTTGGATATTGATAAACTGCAATGCCTATCGAACGATGTTTTCAATAAAGGCTCTGAAAACCATCAGACGATTCAAATTAAAAAATCTGTATTAAACATTTCAACCTACTTATTTTCTGAAATCCAAATTGTTTTATTAGAGGGCCACATATATCAAGAAATTGAAATTCCTATTCGGGATAATCGTGAATACTTATCTTTGGCTTTTGTAAAAGAAGGCACGGTTACAACAAAATCTAACCTCTGTAATTATGAAAGCACTGCTACACCAGGAAGCGCAAGTCTATGCTGTCATAGCAGTTTCGACGGCACAGCACACTTTTCCCCTACAGAGAATTTAAAGATTGTATCTATATGTTTTCCTAGAAAATACCTTATGGAATTCGATACTATTATTGAAAACTGCAATATTGAAAACTGCAATGCGAATCAAGCAAAAGGTTACATGAGCATTCCCATGACAAATAACCTCCTCATGCAAAAATGCGTAGACATGCTATTAAACCCTCCAGTCACGGAAATGATCAAACAAGTCTTCTTACAAGGGAAAGCGTATGAACTAATTTCTCTAAGCATCCAGTCTATGTTTAGCCAGCCAACCCCCGACTCTAATATCAATGAGAAGGAAAAGCATAGGGTATACAAAGCAAGAGACATTCTTGAAAGCTCATTACTTAACCCTCCTAAGTTACCAACTCTTGCTCGTTTAGTTGGTACTAATGATTTTAAACTAAAAAAAGACTTTAAATCCGTTTTTAACACAAGCCCTTATGCATACGTAATTAAGTGTAGAATGGAAAAAGCCTATCACTCGATTATTAATAGTGATATGCCAATTACTACCATTGCTCAAAACCTTGGCTATAACAACACGAGTCATTTCTCTTCTACATTTTTTAAACATTACGGAGTTAAGCCAAGAGACTTGAAACATCTTCGCAAACAAGGATAA